A stretch of the Rhizobium leguminosarum genome encodes the following:
- a CDS encoding ABC transporter permease encodes MTAYTERGHGSRAADFFGEHAQVLSIAIFFLACMIFFSIGSETFFTLGNILNIVRQAAPILIVAIAMTFVIITGGIDLSVGSQVALVNAVAAIVMAMGIPWPSVVIGMIVLGAFMGLVQGWFVAYQGIPAFIVTLAGLSILRGLALYLTQGYSIPIKDAPGFFALGRGEILSFPIPAIIALIIAILGYVIITATKYGRQVVAVGSNMEAARRVGMPAKWIIASVYIISGIACAVAGLLIAARLGSGSSNAAVGFELQVIAAVVLGGTSLMGGRGTILGTVLGTLTIAVIGNGLILMHISPFFTQIVTGAIILVAIWLNTRIFTANFRFGLGRKG; translated from the coding sequence ATGACGGCTTACACGGAACGCGGCCACGGATCTCGCGCCGCCGATTTCTTCGGCGAACATGCGCAGGTCCTGTCGATCGCCATCTTCTTCCTGGCCTGCATGATCTTCTTCTCGATCGGCAGCGAGACCTTCTTCACACTCGGCAACATCCTGAATATCGTCCGGCAGGCCGCTCCCATCCTGATCGTTGCCATCGCCATGACCTTCGTCATCATCACCGGCGGTATCGATCTGTCGGTCGGCTCGCAGGTCGCCCTCGTCAATGCGGTTGCGGCGATCGTCATGGCGATGGGAATTCCCTGGCCGTCCGTGGTTATCGGCATGATCGTGCTCGGCGCCTTCATGGGTCTGGTTCAGGGCTGGTTCGTCGCCTATCAGGGCATTCCGGCCTTCATCGTCACGCTTGCCGGCCTTTCGATCCTGCGCGGCCTGGCACTCTATCTGACCCAGGGCTACTCCATCCCGATCAAGGATGCACCGGGCTTCTTCGCGCTCGGCCGGGGCGAAATCCTGAGCTTCCCGATCCCCGCAATCATCGCCCTCATCATCGCCATTCTCGGCTATGTGATCATCACAGCGACCAAATACGGCCGGCAGGTCGTGGCGGTCGGTTCCAACATGGAAGCGGCGCGGCGTGTCGGCATGCCCGCCAAATGGATCATCGCCTCGGTCTACATCATCTCCGGCATCGCTTGCGCGGTCGCTGGCCTGCTGATTGCCGCCCGGCTCGGCTCCGGCTCGTCCAATGCCGCCGTCGGTTTCGAACTGCAGGTGATTGCGGCCGTCGTTCTCGGCGGGACATCGCTGATGGGCGGACGTGGCACCATCCTCGGCACGGTGCTCGGCACGCTGACCATCGCCGTCATCGGCAACGGCCTGATCCTGATGCACATATCGCCGTTCTTCACCCAGATCGTCACCGGCGCCATCATTCTCGTCGCCATCTGGCTGAACACCCGCATCTTCACGGCCAATTTCCGTTTCGGGTTGGGCAGGAAAGGATGA
- a CDS encoding ATP-binding cassette domain-containing protein, which translates to MIESGQHHIASAGSGGLTPSGTATSGATRSDPRISLRGIRKSFGSHQALRGVDLDIFPGECLGLVGDNAAGKSTLTKIISGTYIPDAGTITMEGEEVRFSGPADARGRNIEMVFQDLSLCDHIDVVGNLFLGRELSRGPFLDTRTMLSEARKMLDSLEIRIPRLTGKVAQLSGGQRQAIAIARAASFKPKVLIMDEPTSALAVAEVEAVLALINRVKANGVSVILITHRLQDLFRVCDRIAVMYEGTKVAERQIGSTNLEDLVHLIVGEGARQ; encoded by the coding sequence ATGATCGAAAGCGGACAGCATCACATCGCCTCCGCCGGTTCCGGAGGGCTCACGCCCTCCGGAACCGCAACATCCGGCGCCACCCGATCCGATCCGCGCATCTCGCTGCGCGGTATCCGCAAGTCCTTCGGCTCGCATCAGGCGCTGCGCGGCGTCGACCTCGACATCTTCCCCGGCGAATGCCTGGGCCTCGTCGGCGACAACGCCGCCGGCAAGTCGACACTGACGAAAATCATCTCGGGGACCTACATTCCCGATGCCGGCACGATCACCATGGAAGGCGAGGAGGTCCGCTTCTCCGGCCCTGCGGATGCGCGCGGTAGGAACATCGAAATGGTGTTCCAGGATCTCAGCCTCTGCGACCACATCGATGTCGTCGGCAATCTCTTCCTCGGCCGCGAACTCAGCCGCGGCCCGTTTCTCGACACCCGGACAATGCTGTCCGAAGCTCGCAAGATGCTGGATTCGCTGGAAATCCGCATCCCGAGACTGACCGGCAAGGTCGCGCAGCTCTCCGGCGGACAGCGTCAGGCGATCGCCATCGCGCGCGCGGCCTCCTTCAAGCCGAAGGTGCTGATCATGGACGAGCCGACATCGGCACTTGCCGTTGCCGAGGTCGAAGCGGTTCTCGCATTGATCAACCGCGTCAAGGCGAACGGGGTCTCGGTGATCCTTATCACCCACCGGCTGCAGGATCTCTTCCGGGTCTGCGATCGCATTGCGGTGATGTATGAGGGCACGAAGGTGGCCGAGCGGCAGATCGGCAGCACCAACCTCGAGGATCTCGTTCATTTGATCGTCGGTGAAGGAGCCAGACAATGA
- a CDS encoding ABC transporter substrate-binding protein: MTLNLTRRTMIAAAGFTALTVIGLSGAQAQEKKTVALVQINQQALFFNQMNAGAQKAADAAGVKLVIFNANNETTAQNSAIETYVQEKVSGLAVVAIDVNGIMPAVKQAADAGIPVVAIDAILPDGPQKAQIGVDNAAAGADMGKYFLDYVKANMGGKAKLGVVGALNSFIQNIRQDGFEKTLKGVDGIEMAGVVDGQNIQDNALAAAENLITPNPDLTAIYATGEPALMGAIAAVQSQGKQDKIKVFGWDLTAEAIAGIDAGFVVAVVQQDPAAMGGAAVDALVKASAGDAVTKTISVPITIVTKENVEPYRAVFK, encoded by the coding sequence ATGACACTGAATCTGACAAGACGAACGATGATCGCAGCCGCCGGGTTCACCGCATTGACCGTCATCGGCCTGTCCGGCGCCCAGGCGCAGGAAAAGAAGACCGTCGCACTGGTGCAGATCAACCAGCAGGCGCTTTTCTTCAACCAGATGAATGCGGGCGCCCAGAAGGCAGCCGATGCCGCCGGCGTCAAACTGGTGATCTTCAACGCCAACAACGAGACGACCGCGCAGAACAGCGCGATCGAAACTTACGTCCAGGAAAAGGTCTCTGGTCTTGCCGTCGTGGCGATCGACGTCAACGGCATCATGCCGGCCGTCAAGCAGGCGGCCGACGCCGGCATTCCTGTCGTTGCCATCGACGCCATCCTGCCTGATGGTCCGCAGAAGGCGCAGATCGGCGTCGACAACGCCGCAGCCGGCGCCGACATGGGCAAATACTTTCTCGATTACGTCAAGGCGAACATGGGCGGCAAGGCCAAGCTCGGCGTTGTCGGGGCACTGAACTCGTTCATCCAGAACATCCGTCAAGACGGCTTCGAGAAGACCCTGAAAGGTGTCGACGGCATCGAGATGGCCGGCGTCGTCGATGGGCAGAACATCCAGGACAACGCGCTTGCGGCGGCTGAGAACCTGATCACCCCCAATCCCGACCTGACCGCGATCTACGCCACCGGCGAGCCGGCGCTGATGGGGGCGATCGCCGCTGTCCAGAGCCAGGGAAAGCAGGATAAGATCAAGGTATTCGGCTGGGATCTGACTGCCGAAGCCATTGCCGGCATCGATGCCGGCTTCGTCGTCGCCGTGGTCCAGCAGGATCCGGCCGCGATGGGCGGTGCCGCCGTCGACGCGCTGGTGAAGGCCTCGGCCGGCGATGCCGTCACCAAGACGATCTCGGTGCCAATCACCATCGTGACCAAGGAGAATGTCGAGCCGTACCGGGCCGTCTTCAAATGA
- a CDS encoding LacI family DNA-binding transcriptional regulator, translating to MAKGTTPSLKDVAAAAGVSVTTVSRFVNGSLDLPFQTKKRIEDAIKTLNYRPNPHARRLSRGRSDTIGLVVPDIANPFFATLVAAVEQAADEKKLAVSLHATLNRPGREIEYLQLIERNHVDGLIFVTNHPDDGALAALINGTGKVIIVDEDIPDSKAPKLFCDNEQGGYLAGQHLAGQGHRHVLFIGGDERMISARRRYDGLLKALKERHGELARADRYAGEYTIEYGRAAALEYLSGDRKATAIFASSDEIAIGLVEVFGSRGVSIPADISVIGFDDVGPLHLFAPPLTAIRQPVRQIGRRSLELLLETNWHEWKPSASEELVPVEIVVRNSVAPPAK from the coding sequence ATGGCCAAGGGAACGACACCGAGCTTGAAGGATGTTGCGGCCGCCGCCGGCGTCTCGGTCACCACCGTGTCCCGTTTCGTCAACGGTAGCCTCGACCTACCGTTTCAGACCAAGAAGCGTATCGAGGATGCGATCAAGACGCTGAACTACCGGCCGAACCCGCATGCGCGCCGCCTAAGCAGGGGGCGTTCTGACACGATCGGCCTCGTCGTTCCCGATATCGCCAATCCTTTCTTCGCGACCCTCGTCGCCGCCGTCGAGCAAGCGGCCGACGAAAAGAAACTCGCTGTCTCGCTGCATGCCACGCTCAACCGGCCGGGGCGCGAGATCGAATATCTCCAGCTGATCGAGCGCAATCACGTCGACGGCCTGATCTTCGTCACCAACCACCCCGACGACGGCGCGCTTGCCGCCCTCATCAACGGCACCGGCAAGGTCATCATCGTCGATGAGGACATTCCCGATTCGAAGGCGCCGAAGCTGTTCTGCGACAATGAGCAGGGCGGTTATCTCGCCGGGCAACACCTGGCCGGGCAGGGCCACCGCCATGTCCTGTTCATCGGCGGTGACGAGCGCATGATCAGCGCCCGCAGGCGTTATGACGGCCTGCTGAAGGCACTTAAGGAACGGCATGGCGAATTGGCCCGGGCCGATCGCTACGCCGGCGAATATACGATCGAATACGGCCGTGCGGCCGCGCTCGAATATCTCTCGGGAGATCGAAAGGCGACGGCGATCTTCGCCAGCTCCGACGAGATCGCCATCGGGCTGGTCGAGGTCTTCGGAAGCCGGGGCGTCTCGATCCCTGCTGACATCTCGGTCATCGGCTTCGATGATGTCGGTCCGCTTCATCTTTTTGCACCGCCGCTGACGGCGATCCGCCAGCCGGTCCGGCAGATCGGCCGGCGGTCGCTGGAGCTGCTTCTGGAAACCAATTGGCACGAGTGGAAACCATCCGCTTCGGAGGAACTGGTGCCTGTCGAAATCGTGGTGCGGAACTCCGTTGCGCCGCCCGCGAAATAA
- a CDS encoding ABC transporter ATP-binding protein, with translation MTTQIELRGVNKYYGAFHALKNIDLSIAKGTFVALVGPSGCGKSTLLRSLAGLESISTGDLRIAGELMNGVPPRKRDVAMVFQSYALYPHMTVEENLTYSLRIRGIAKAEAKKAAEDVAATTGLSHLLKRYPRELSGGQRQRVAMSRAIIRHPKAFLFDEPLSNLDAALRVHMRKEIRALHDRLNATFVYVTHDQVEAMTMADHVVVMRDGIIEQQGAPLDLYDRPVNRFVAGFIGSPAMNFIPAIGAEDGKSLILDFGAVKQTLALSRAIEPGRKLVAGIRPEHIGVVEPGHGSFDVPIAFVESTGSSTFIVAETQPELTIVETRRDRVKPGDKIGLSIDPTQIHLFDASTDHVI, from the coding sequence ATGACCACGCAGATCGAGCTCAGAGGCGTCAATAAATATTACGGCGCCTTCCACGCCCTGAAGAACATCGACCTGTCGATTGCCAAGGGAACTTTCGTCGCGCTCGTCGGCCCTTCGGGCTGCGGCAAGTCCACGCTGCTGCGCTCGCTTGCCGGCCTCGAAAGCATCTCGACCGGTGATTTGAGGATCGCCGGCGAGCTGATGAACGGCGTGCCGCCGCGCAAGCGAGACGTCGCCATGGTGTTCCAGTCCTATGCGCTCTATCCGCATATGACGGTGGAAGAGAACCTGACCTATAGCCTGCGCATCCGCGGCATTGCCAAGGCCGAGGCCAAGAAGGCCGCCGAGGACGTGGCGGCGACAACCGGTCTGTCGCATCTGCTGAAGCGCTATCCCCGCGAACTGTCCGGCGGCCAGCGCCAGCGCGTCGCCATGAGCCGCGCCATCATCCGCCATCCGAAGGCCTTCCTGTTCGACGAGCCGCTGTCCAATCTCGATGCGGCGCTGCGCGTCCACATGCGCAAGGAAATCCGGGCGCTGCACGACCGGCTGAACGCAACCTTCGTCTACGTCACGCACGACCAGGTCGAAGCGATGACGATGGCCGATCATGTGGTGGTGATGCGCGACGGTATCATCGAACAGCAAGGCGCGCCGCTGGACCTCTACGACCGCCCGGTGAACCGGTTCGTCGCCGGTTTCATTGGTTCGCCGGCAATGAATTTCATTCCCGCGATTGGCGCCGAAGACGGCAAGAGCCTGATCCTGGATTTCGGCGCGGTGAAGCAGACGCTTGCGCTAAGCCGCGCCATCGAGCCCGGACGCAAACTCGTCGCCGGCATCCGGCCCGAACATATCGGCGTCGTCGAGCCCGGGCATGGCAGCTTCGATGTGCCGATCGCCTTCGTCGAATCGACCGGCTCGTCGACCTTCATCGTCGCGGAGACCCAGCCGGAGCTAACGATCGTCGAGACGCGCCGCGACAGGGTGAAACCGGGAGATAAGATCGGACTTTCGATCGATCCGACCCAGATCCATCTCTTCGATGCATCGACGGACCACGTCATATAA
- a CDS encoding carbohydrate ABC transporter permease: MITTNRDRLMLAISIVMAAIYLFPLYWMYITALKSGSEMFATPPSFWPTAPQWRTYTYVWESRDMGRYLWNSLVIALGSMALIALLGVGCAYVLARYRNVWVDIGLFLILMLQVLPASLMITPIFVGFSQIGMLSYPRLAVIIAVAAKSMPFFVILVRATFMSVPQELEEAALVDGNSRVGAFFNIVLPLARNGILVSAILIFMQAFGEFVYSKSMIQAAELQPASVGLNSFMGPNTNEWNNIMAYATMYVTPILAIFVLLQRRIVSGLTSGALK, from the coding sequence ATGATTACGACGAACCGCGACCGCCTGATGCTGGCAATCTCGATCGTCATGGCGGCGATCTATCTCTTCCCGCTCTACTGGATGTACATCACTGCGCTCAAAAGCGGCTCGGAGATGTTCGCCACACCGCCGAGCTTCTGGCCGACCGCCCCGCAATGGCGCACCTATACCTATGTCTGGGAAAGCCGCGACATGGGCCGCTATCTCTGGAATTCCCTGGTCATTGCGCTCGGCTCAATGGCGCTCATCGCGCTGCTGGGCGTCGGTTGCGCCTATGTGCTCGCCAGATACCGCAATGTCTGGGTGGATATTGGTCTGTTTCTGATCCTGATGCTGCAGGTTCTGCCGGCATCGCTGATGATCACGCCGATCTTCGTCGGTTTCTCGCAGATCGGCATGCTGTCCTATCCGCGGCTCGCGGTCATTATCGCGGTCGCCGCAAAGAGCATGCCTTTCTTCGTCATCCTGGTGCGCGCCACCTTCATGAGCGTTCCCCAGGAACTGGAGGAGGCGGCCCTGGTCGATGGCAATTCGCGCGTCGGCGCCTTCTTCAACATCGTGCTGCCGCTCGCCCGCAACGGTATCCTCGTCAGCGCCATCCTGATCTTCATGCAGGCCTTCGGCGAATTCGTCTATTCGAAGTCGATGATCCAGGCGGCTGAGCTTCAGCCGGCCAGTGTCGGCCTCAATTCCTTCATGGGGCCGAACACCAACGAGTGGAACAACATCATGGCCTACGCCACGATGTATGTGACGCCGATCCTTGCCATCTTCGTTCTCTTGCAGCGCCGCATCGTATCCGGCCTCACCTCTGGAGCCCTCAAATGA
- a CDS encoding carbohydrate ABC transporter permease: MKRILMSVRDGRGFDIVLVAFPLGFLFLMAGLPLIYNVVMSFQEVDMFSLGTFSRPFVGFKNYTDLFAQPETLPILYNTVIFVTGSIAGQFLIGFGLALFFWVNFPGASWMRGLFLVSWVMPGLVVGAIWNWILSGDFGVLNFILRESGIISGNIFWRSDPHFSLYAVIIANVWLGSSFNMILLSVGLAGIPADLFEAAELDGANVWQRFWTITLPMMRSTIGAIISLGLIFTLQQFDLFAAITSGGPNNSSNVTQYWAWDLSFRQYDFAKGATISVIMIVFVMFASVVYVRSTRHEVRG, encoded by the coding sequence ATGAAGAGGATCCTGATGAGCGTCAGGGACGGCCGCGGTTTCGATATCGTGCTCGTCGCTTTCCCGCTCGGCTTTCTGTTCCTGATGGCGGGCCTGCCGCTTATCTACAATGTGGTGATGAGCTTCCAGGAGGTCGACATGTTCAGCCTCGGGACCTTCTCGCGTCCTTTCGTCGGCTTCAAGAATTATACCGACCTCTTCGCGCAGCCGGAAACGCTGCCGATCCTCTATAACACTGTCATCTTCGTCACCGGCTCCATCGCCGGGCAATTCCTGATCGGCTTCGGCCTGGCGCTGTTCTTCTGGGTCAACTTTCCCGGCGCCTCGTGGATGCGCGGCCTGTTCCTCGTCTCCTGGGTAATGCCCGGTCTCGTCGTCGGCGCCATCTGGAACTGGATTCTCTCTGGTGATTTCGGCGTGCTGAATTTCATCCTCAGGGAAAGCGGCATCATCTCCGGCAACATCTTCTGGCGCTCGGACCCGCATTTTTCGCTTTATGCGGTGATCATCGCCAATGTCTGGCTCGGCAGCTCGTTCAACATGATCCTTCTGTCCGTCGGTCTTGCCGGTATTCCGGCCGATCTCTTCGAAGCGGCCGAACTCGACGGCGCCAATGTCTGGCAGCGCTTCTGGACGATCACGCTGCCGATGATGCGCTCGACCATCGGCGCCATCATCTCGCTCGGTCTGATCTTTACGCTGCAGCAGTTCGACCTCTTTGCCGCGATCACGTCCGGCGGACCGAACAATTCGTCGAACGTCACGCAATACTGGGCCTGGGATCTCTCCTTCCGGCAATACGACTTCGCCAAGGGCGCGACGATCTCCGTCATCATGATCGTCTTCGTCATGTTCGCGTCCGTCGTCTACGTCCGGTCCACACGCCACGAGGTGCGGGGATGA
- a CDS encoding ABC transporter substrate-binding protein: MAIRKYAILGALALAGVSLFGLSAKAEDVTLTLWSLDKDTQPAPNLVKEFNAQNNGIKIEYRLIQFDDVVTEAMRAYATGQAPDIIAVDNPEHALFSSRGAFLDLTDMIAKSTVIKPDNYFPGPLKSVEWDGKYFGVPKATNTIALYYNKYMFKAKGLDPNKPPQTWDELVEDARKLTDPAKNVYGLAFSAKANEEGTFQFLPWAQMGGGGYQHINADGAVKALGIWKTIMDEKLASPDTLTRGQWDSTGTFNSGNAAMAISGPWELDRMTQEAKFDWGVTLLPVPKEGAERSSAMGDFNWAIFATSKHPAEAFKALEYFASQDDKMFKNFGQLPARSDISIPESGQPLKDAALKVFLEQLKYAKPRGPHPQWPKISKAIQDAIQAALTGQMSPKDALDQAADKIKAVLG, encoded by the coding sequence ATGGCTATCCGTAAATATGCAATTCTCGGCGCTCTGGCGCTTGCAGGCGTCTCGCTGTTTGGCCTTTCGGCCAAGGCCGAGGATGTCACCCTGACGCTCTGGTCGCTGGATAAGGACACCCAGCCGGCGCCGAACCTCGTCAAGGAGTTCAACGCCCAGAACAACGGCATCAAGATCGAGTATCGGCTGATCCAGTTCGACGACGTCGTCACCGAGGCGATGCGCGCCTACGCCACCGGCCAGGCGCCCGATATCATCGCCGTCGACAATCCGGAGCACGCGCTCTTTTCATCGCGCGGCGCCTTCCTCGACCTGACCGACATGATCGCCAAGTCGACCGTCATCAAGCCGGATAATTATTTCCCCGGACCGCTGAAGTCAGTGGAATGGGACGGCAAGTATTTTGGCGTGCCGAAGGCGACGAACACGATAGCGCTCTACTACAACAAGTACATGTTCAAGGCCAAGGGCCTCGACCCGAACAAGCCGCCGCAGACCTGGGACGAACTGGTCGAGGATGCGCGCAAGCTGACCGACCCCGCCAAGAACGTCTATGGTCTGGCCTTCTCGGCCAAGGCCAACGAGGAGGGCACCTTCCAGTTCCTTCCCTGGGCCCAGATGGGCGGCGGCGGCTATCAGCACATCAATGCCGACGGCGCGGTGAAGGCGCTCGGGATCTGGAAGACGATCATGGACGAGAAGCTCGCGTCTCCCGATACGCTGACGCGCGGCCAGTGGGATTCGACCGGCACCTTCAACTCAGGCAATGCGGCAATGGCGATCTCGGGTCCCTGGGAACTCGACCGCATGACGCAGGAAGCGAAATTCGACTGGGGCGTTACCCTGCTTCCGGTTCCAAAGGAAGGAGCTGAACGTTCGTCGGCCATGGGCGACTTCAACTGGGCGATCTTTGCCACCAGCAAACATCCGGCCGAAGCCTTCAAGGCGCTCGAATATTTCGCCTCGCAGGACGACAAGATGTTCAAGAATTTCGGCCAGCTTCCGGCCCGTTCCGACATCTCGATCCCCGAGAGCGGCCAGCCGCTGAAGGATGCCGCCCTCAAGGTGTTCCTCGAACAGCTGAAATACGCCAAGCCGCGCGGCCCGCATCCGCAATGGCCGAAGATCTCCAAGGCGATCCAGGACGCCATCCAGGCAGCGCTGACCGGCCAGATGAGCCCGAAGGACGCACTCGACCAGGCAGCGGACAAGATCAAGGCTGTGCTTGGCTAA
- a CDS encoding sugar phosphate isomerase/epimerase family protein: MSNPAKSIRIGTMVSGNKGDTAQRIGEIADMGFESFEPFFWQTTKGQDLSELGKRCLDAIGDRDITISTLGMFGNPLEETAIDLETLQGWKDCIDNAHHFGATCVAGFTGRIRGKPLTDSLARYKQVWSELAKRAADKGIKIAFENCAMDGNWASGDWNIAHNPDAWELMFNETPDDNIGLEWEPCHQMVYLIDPLPQIRKWAHKFFHVHGKDATIRWEVIKEHGIFGKEKFVFMRTPGFGDSNWSDIISELRLAGWSGSIDIEGWHDPVYRDALEMTGQVYALNHLKHARGGEFVVDPV; this comes from the coding sequence GTGAGCAACCCTGCAAAATCCATTCGCATCGGCACCATGGTCAGCGGCAACAAGGGCGATACCGCCCAGCGCATCGGCGAAATCGCCGACATGGGCTTCGAAAGCTTCGAACCCTTCTTCTGGCAGACGACCAAGGGTCAGGACCTTTCCGAGCTCGGCAAGCGCTGCCTCGACGCGATCGGCGACCGCGACATCACCATCTCGACGCTCGGCATGTTCGGCAATCCGCTGGAAGAGACCGCAATCGACTTGGAGACGCTGCAGGGCTGGAAAGACTGCATCGACAATGCCCATCATTTCGGCGCCACTTGCGTTGCCGGCTTCACCGGCCGCATCCGCGGCAAACCGCTGACCGATAGCCTGGCTCGCTACAAGCAGGTCTGGAGCGAGCTCGCCAAACGGGCGGCCGACAAGGGCATCAAGATCGCCTTCGAGAATTGCGCCATGGACGGCAACTGGGCAAGCGGCGACTGGAACATCGCCCACAATCCCGATGCCTGGGAATTGATGTTCAACGAGACGCCGGACGACAATATCGGGCTGGAATGGGAACCGTGCCATCAGATGGTCTATCTGATCGACCCGTTGCCGCAGATCCGCAAATGGGCGCACAAGTTCTTCCACGTCCACGGCAAGGACGCGACCATCCGCTGGGAGGTCATCAAGGAACACGGGATCTTCGGCAAAGAGAAATTCGTCTTCATGCGCACGCCGGGCTTCGGCGACAGCAACTGGTCCGACATCATTTCCGAGCTGCGCCTGGCCGGCTGGTCCGGTTCGATCGATATCGAAGGCTGGCACGACCCGGTCTATCGCGACGCGCTTGAAATGACCGGCCAGGTCTATGCGCTGAACCACCTCAAGCATGCCCGGGGCGGCGAATTCGTCGTCGACCCGGTCTGA
- a CDS encoding Gfo/Idh/MocA family protein produces the protein MKFSAILCGCGAMSKGWLRAIASNSALAESITIVGLVDLNRETAEKLAAEFGLKGAVIGSDLSEVIAATKADLVFDIVIPSARHDVVSTALKTGCHVLSEKPMAASLAEGAALIDLAAETGRIHAVIQNRRFISGVRRLRRFVDSGAIGELTGIHCDFFLAPHFGGFREEMDNVLLLDMAIHTFDAARYVADRKPLAVYCVERNPKGSWYWHGASANAIFEFSDDIVFTYRGSWCAEGERTSWESQWRLVGSKGMLTWDGEESFKATVAGEEPGLLRGSASVNVPGPEHDAETHGHASVIADFIAAIRTGKQPETVNSDNIRSLAMVFGAIESAKTGKRIEISA, from the coding sequence GTGAAATTTAGTGCCATTTTGTGCGGGTGCGGAGCTATGTCCAAAGGTTGGTTGCGCGCCATCGCTTCCAACTCTGCTCTAGCCGAATCCATCACCATCGTCGGCCTCGTCGACCTCAACCGGGAGACAGCGGAAAAGCTCGCCGCCGAGTTCGGTCTTAAGGGCGCTGTGATCGGTTCGGACCTGTCTGAGGTCATCGCTGCCACGAAGGCCGATCTGGTCTTCGACATCGTCATTCCATCCGCCCGTCACGATGTCGTTTCGACGGCGCTCAAGACCGGCTGCCATGTGCTCAGCGAAAAGCCGATGGCCGCGTCGCTCGCCGAAGGGGCTGCGCTGATCGATCTCGCCGCAGAAACCGGCCGCATCCATGCGGTCATCCAGAATCGCCGTTTCATCTCGGGCGTCAGGCGCCTGCGCCGTTTCGTCGATAGCGGCGCGATCGGCGAGCTCACCGGCATCCATTGCGACTTCTTCCTCGCACCGCATTTCGGCGGCTTCCGCGAAGAGATGGACAATGTCCTGCTTCTCGACATGGCGATCCACACCTTCGATGCCGCCCGTTACGTCGCCGACAGGAAGCCGCTCGCCGTCTATTGCGTCGAGCGTAATCCGAAGGGGTCTTGGTACTGGCACGGCGCCTCGGCCAATGCCATCTTCGAATTTTCCGACGACATCGTCTTCACCTATCGCGGCTCCTGGTGCGCCGAGGGCGAGCGCACCAGTTGGGAAAGCCAGTGGCGTCTCGTCGGCTCGAAGGGAATGCTCACCTGGGACGGCGAGGAGAGTTTCAAGGCGACGGTTGCGGGCGAAGAGCCCGGCCTGTTGCGCGGCTCTGCTTCCGTAAACGTTCCCGGCCCGGAGCATGACGCGGAAACCCACGGCCACGCCAGCGTCATCGCCGATTTCATCGCGGCGATCCGCACTGGCAAACAGCCCGAAACGGTCAATTCCGACAATATCAGAAGCCTCGCCATGGTCTTCGGTGCGATCGAAAGCGCCAAGACCGGCAAGCGCATCGAAATTTCAGCATAG